GAGATTACATGTTTTCGATGCATAGTGAAAAGACTCCATTTTTACGAGTTCGAAAGCTTTTGAGTTATTGCCAGTAAGTTCACTGGCAATAACTCAAAAATTTGGATTTAACCTTTGGGTGGAAAAGGATCGTTTCCGTAAGAATTTCTCTCACGGATTTGACCATTTTTACCGTGGATCAATAACTCGGAAGCTTGATTTTGTGCTATTTCTCGCCCAATATTAATTGCCTCCTGCTGAGTGGAGGTTACTTTCGTTGCACGAGACGCACCTTCGGACTTCACAGCCCAACCTTCAGAATGAGGGACAATATGCTGATTGTTACCTGTTGCCATGGGTTTACTCCCAATGTAAAATATAGTTAACATCTGTATTATAAACAAGCAAAAAATAAGATGACAATTGTTAACTCTATTCGTGTTTATCGTGAGCAAGCTGGACTATCTCAAGATCAGCTTGGAGAGCGCCTTGGAGTTACGAGACAAACAATATCGACTTGGGAAAAAGGAGGAAGAACCCCCCCCGTCGCTCAACTCACAAATATCGCTAGAGCATTAGACATACCGATCGATCTCCTGCTACACACAAATACATCCGAAGCAAACACAGCAGCTTCAACAGGACTGATGTTCCGTGCTGACCAACCCTCTGTTCTTAAATCCCACTTAAAAGAACATCTCACGCAAAAAGCCTCTGATTATGCACTTATCGAAGAATTAGCAGGAGAGTTACCTAATCTTCCCGAAATGCGACCTCTGTCAGGGTATAACGATCACATCGTTGAAGAAGTCGCTAAAGATGTTCGAGATTGGCTAGGAGTAGGTGAGATTACTCCTCTAGGAGATGTTTTGGCTCATCTTGAAGCCAAAGGGTTGAAGGTCATTTTGCATTCCTTACCTAATGAGATTTCAGGTTTTTCAGCTTATACAGAAACTTTCGGTGCAAGCATCATCATTAATGAAACACACCCCACCGAAAGAATTTTCTTCACTGCCCTACATGAGTTAGGTCATTTAATTTTTCATCGACAGGAGTATAAAGAAGCCCAGCCACCAACTCGAAAAAATGATCCAAGAGAAAAAGCCGCCAATCATTTAGCAGGAGCCGTTCTCCTCTCTAGAGACATTCTGTCCAGGGAACTTTATCCTTACCGTGATCGATGGATTCCTGAACCGTTACTAGCTGACATAAAGCTTCGGTATGGAGTTAGCCTGCGAACCACGATTTATCGGGCGGCTCAGATAGGTATAATCAGCAAAAAACAATGTGGTCAACAAATCGGAGTCCTCAACAAAAAGTATGGAGCTGATCGTGAGGAACCCACGCTCGCAAAGCCTGAAGGGTTGACTCGTCTAGAAAGACTGATATACAGGCTTCTAGTTAATGATGAATTAACAGCTTCAAGAGCTGCGGAGGTTTTAGGAACACCCTTGCCAGAAATCCGAGACATCCTAGCTAAATGGATGGAGGAAGATAGCGATTGATACTGCTTTCTGACGCCAATGTCCTTATTGACTTAGGTTACGTAAATGGGCTGGATGTTCTATGCAAACTAGGGAAAATCGAAGTACTCGATGTTGTCTTGCAAGAATGCGATCACCCTAAACAACCTGATTTAGTAACAAGCATTTTGGAATGTGGTGTTCAGGAAATCCAAACTGAATACGAATGGATCCAGCCTGCCCAAAAATACCGAACAGGAAGATTGAGTCTTCCTGATTCACTCAACTTTTACTATGCCAAATCTTTCAATCGTCACCTTTTAACCAATGAGAAACCTTTAAGGGAACTCTGCAAACAAGAAAGCGTCTTAGTCAACGGGACATTATGGATCATTGAGGAAAGCTGGAAAAATCAGCTTCGCTCCCAGACTGATTTATGTGAGTGGCTGAGAGTATTACCAACATTAGAGCGTCGGCTTCCTAAAAAAGAAATTCAGCTCCTTAAACAAAAACTTGGATGCTAAATGATCCTCGTCATAAGGACACGGATCTATTACGATTCATAGCCGAATAGCAATGCAGTATTTTGACCCTCAATCATACTCTGCCCGTTTTGAAACCCTGTCTTGATGAATAAGGTCTTGAATATTGACAGGGCCTCTGGATTACGGTTGATTAAAGTGGATGTGAAGGGTAGAGTCCATGAAGCGAATTTTGGGATTAGCGATTCTTGCTGGGAGTTTGAGTTTGGTCTATCCCCATGCTGCTGTTGCCGGAGACGCCTTAGGCGTGGTCTACCCTGCCGATGGACATAAAACCACTGCAGCTCAAATTTTTCTGATTGGCACAGCTCCTGCTTCAGGAAAGGTGACCGTGAATGGCCAGGTGATAGACCGCAGCCCCACCGGAAACTTTGCCCCCAGTTTTCCCCTGGAGATTGGCGAAAATACCTTTACACTTCAGTACGGTGACCAGACCCTCACCCTCAACATCACTCGCACTCTAACCTCTCCCCAACCCACTACAGGCTTATCAGAAGACACATTAGAACCCAAAACCGATATTGCCAAGCTTCCGAATGAGCCTGTTTGTTTTACCACGATTGCCAAACCAAACGCTCAGCTCTCGGTTCAAATCGGGCAACAAACCGTTCCGTTGCAACCCCAAGGGCAATCTGTCAATCTACCCCCCAACTCATCTGCTTTAACCCAGCAGAATCAACCCCAAACCACGGATCAACCGGGGGTATATCAGGGCTGTACCGCCTTCTCCCAACCCGGTGTTTTGGGCAAGCCCGTGTTTCAGCTAACCAAAGATGGGCAAACCCTCCAGCGAACGGGAGCGAGTACCATTGAAATTCTCTCGCCCCAGGACTTCTCTGTGATCGAAGTGACCAGTGATCAGGGGGTGGCGCGCACAGGACCGAGTACAAACTACTCTCGGTTAACGCCTTTACCCAAAGGATCGCAAGCTCGCATCACTGGACGGGAAGGGGAGTGGTTGCGGTTGGACTATGGCGCTTGGATCAAAGAGAAAGAAACCCGGCCCCTATCCCAGAATATTCTGCCCCATTCTATTATTCGCAGTCTTCGCAGTCGCCAAGTGCCGGGTTGGACTGAGGTGGTCTTTCCGCTGCAAAATCCGGTGCCCATCAGCGTCAACCAGGGGGATCAAAGCTTTACCTTGACCCTACATAACACTACCGCTCAAACGGATGTCATTTTTATGAATGATGATCCGGTGATTCGACGGCTAGATTGGCAACAGCCGGGTCCAGGGCGGGTGGAGTATAAATTCAATCTCAAGCCCAAACAACAGTGGGGTTATAAGCTGCGCTATGAAGGCACCAGCTTGATACTCTCCCTCCGG
The genomic region above belongs to Acaryochloris sp. CCMEE 5410 and contains:
- a CDS encoding DUF2188 domain-containing protein, yielding MATGNNQHIVPHSEGWAVKSEGASRATKVTSTQQEAINIGREIAQNQASELLIHGKNGQIRERNSYGNDPFPPKG
- a CDS encoding XRE family transcriptional regulator is translated as MTIVNSIRVYREQAGLSQDQLGERLGVTRQTISTWEKGGRTPPVAQLTNIARALDIPIDLLLHTNTSEANTAASTGLMFRADQPSVLKSHLKEHLTQKASDYALIEELAGELPNLPEMRPLSGYNDHIVEEVAKDVRDWLGVGEITPLGDVLAHLEAKGLKVILHSLPNEISGFSAYTETFGASIIINETHPTERIFFTALHELGHLIFHRQEYKEAQPPTRKNDPREKAANHLAGAVLLSRDILSRELYPYRDRWIPEPLLADIKLRYGVSLRTTIYRAAQIGIISKKQCGQQIGVLNKKYGADREEPTLAKPEGLTRLERLIYRLLVNDELTASRAAEVLGTPLPEIRDILAKWMEEDSD
- a CDS encoding N-acetylmuramoyl-L-alanine amidase, which codes for MKRILGLAILAGSLSLVYPHAAVAGDALGVVYPADGHKTTAAQIFLIGTAPASGKVTVNGQVIDRSPTGNFAPSFPLEIGENTFTLQYGDQTLTLNITRTLTSPQPTTGLSEDTLEPKTDIAKLPNEPVCFTTIAKPNAQLSVQIGQQTVPLQPQGQSVNLPPNSSALTQQNQPQTTDQPGVYQGCTAFSQPGVLGKPVFQLTKDGQTLQRTGASTIEILSPQDFSVIEVTSDQGVARTGPSTNYSRLTPLPKGSQARITGREGEWLRLDYGAWIKEKETRPLSQNILPHSIIRSLRSRQVPGWTEVVFPLQNPVPISVNQGDQSFTLTLHNTTAQTDVIFMNDDPVIRRLDWQQPGPGRVEYKFNLKPKQQWGYKLRYEGTSLILSLRHPPKGKGLSNVKVLLDPGHGSENDLGARGPTGLPEKEVTIVVSKLLQEELKKRGATVVMTREGDDDLYPQDRVDVINQTEPTIAISVHYNALPDSGDAVNTAGIGAFWYHAQSHDLAVFLHHYLVNDLKRPDYGIFWDNLALTRPTVAPTVLMELGFMINPTEFEWITDPKAQKQLAVSMADAIAAWFSKQ